A DNA window from Mya arenaria isolate MELC-2E11 chromosome 17, ASM2691426v1 contains the following coding sequences:
- the LOC128222829 gene encoding uncharacterized protein LOC128222829 translates to MIGNRITTDVAAGRLDITGFVLDNDAFIVSNGIAKVCPEGYILDGFICKACPAGTYFNASSKTCELCPIGKYVENSGKSECDSCPPDHSTLKTGSKFHSNCTRLCEPGFVSGTTMIPCTACPQGSFQSDKGQTTCVPCPPGTTTSSRNNTSSAVCQPYDIQLTQFIGRHEVSKWSSRIAEPVFVLSFWVKLVHGLGPNTSLAISDGDNDFIYVNMQETVVVQTQSTKIEIPSKLSSRYWTNFMIEFDFSTYEMRAYVNNITIVQKTVLTAMTSSDTKLFLESSGEMQLSNFKVFNRTLSVQEREELTKSCTVHNDDQVSSFSALLNDFIDGISVVMPSECDPIDECSELPCGNHTCINKMDDFECICQAGWSGDTCKIPPDFCHQHECGTHSVCVNIHTSYKCNCTDNYSGIFCHTPPVNGVWSMWNDWSSCDATCGGGTKQRHRQCIYQGDGIPGSFCPGLANETRHCNPEKCPECPSLKRGAGTRKHCETNEVTEEIICNLTCVIGTTFPSGQRPYESYTCGRTTGYVWEPFDVLPNCEDYDPPTTLGFMLEGEFNSDLPITGRDAVASNIESETNMVNCIKTSKCQMTVDWDNNASERQERAATGTSLRLVFSSSFEGLDDMNITQYLTDGTVSSDLNELLSTFSDLQELSERLENNSAVIFTVDVDGTVYSLDESSVQSRLSVTCPSGYAATDGMCVQCSEGTYEHLSVCRSCDLGMYQSSKGQTNCIVCPDDFTTATDMSTDVSDCSVKVNPNVDTGDTGDDQTNFHSQPQSVKWGVIVAIVLSCFVLVIAVVAASCFLYKNNAGRKSRAEQRGSKASLNQVSPEIQATYVVENRIRSDVSGISLKDMDRLHLYNKDIF, encoded by the exons ATGATCGGAAACAGAATAACAACTGATGTAGCTGCTGGACGTCTTGATATAACAGGATTTGTGCTGGATAACGATGCGTTTATAGTTTCTAATGGAATTGCAAAGGTTTGCCCCGAAGGATATATCCTGGATGGATTCATTTGCA AGGCTTGTCCTGCCGGTACTTACTTTAATGCATCATCGAAGACTTGTGAACTCTGTCCGATCGGCAAGTATGTTGAAAATTCCGGGAAATCTGAATGTGATTCATGTCCTCCCGATCATAGCACGTTGAAGACAGGatcaaaattccattcaaaCTGTACAA gATTATGCGAACCTGGTTTTGTATCTGGAACAACGATGATACCTTGTACTGCTTGCCCCCAGGGATCCTTCCAGTCTGACAAAGGGCAGACGACTTGTGTTCCATGTCCACCCGGAACAACGACATCTAGTAGAAACAATACATCATCGGCAGTGTGTCAGCCCTATGATATACAG TTAACTCAATTTATCGGCCGACATGAGGTTTCAAAGTGGTCTTCTCGGATTGCAGAACCagtgtttgttttatcattctGGGTGAAACTGGTTCACGGGTTAGGTCCAAATACGTCGCTTGCAATATCGGATGGAGATAATGATTTCATTTATGTGAATATGCAGGAAACCGTTGTGGTGCAAACCCA GTCaactaaaattgaaataccCTCAAAATTGTCGAGCCGGTATTGGACAAACTTCATGATTGAGTTCGACTTTTCCACCTACGAAATGAGAGCATACGTGAACAATATCACCATTGtgcaaaaaacagttttaacagcAATGACGTCAAGTGACACAAAACTGTTTCTGGAATCATCTGGAG AAATGCAACTGTcgaattttaaagtatttaacaGGACATTATCAGTTCAGGAAAGAGAAGAACTTACAAAATCTTGTACCGTCCATAACGATGACCAGGTTTCTTCTTTTAGCGCGCTGTTAAACGATTTTATTGATGGTATAAGCGTTGTAATGCCATCTGAATGTGATC CTATAGATGAATGCAGTGAATTGCCGTGTGGAAACCACACATGTATCAACAAAATGGATGATTTTGAATGTATCTGCCAAGCGGGTTGGTCTGGAGATACTTGTAAGATTCCTCCAGACTTTTGTCATCAACATGAATGTGGAACGCACAGCGTTTGTGTCAATATACACACTTCATACAAATGCAACTGCACTGACAATTACTCGGGAATCTTCTGCCACACACCACCAg TGAATGGAGTATGGTCAATGTGGAATGATTGGTCAAGCTGTGATGCTACATGCGGTGGTGGAACGAAGCAAAGACATCGGCAGTGTATTTACCAAGGAGACGGCATTCCTGGGTCATTTTGTCCTGGACTGGCCAATGAAACTAGGCATTGTAATCCTGAAAAATGTCCAG AATGTCCTTCGCTCAAAAGAGGGGCTGGAACACGAAAACACTGTGAGACAAATGAAGTAACAGAAGAGATAATCTGCAATCTTACTTGTGTTATTGGGACCACATTTCCGTCTGGCCAGAGACCGTATGAGTCATATACTTGCGGAAGGACAACAGGCTACGTTTGGGAACCATTTGACGTACTTCCTAATTGTGAAG ATTACGATCCACCAACAACTTTGGGATTTATGCTGGAAGGCGAATTCAATAGTGACTTACCTATCACAGGAAGAGATGCAGTCGCATCAAACATTGAATCTGAAACAAATATGGTTAACTGCATTAAGACAAGCAAGTGTCAGATGACAGTTGACTGGGATAACAACGCATCTGAAAGGCAGGAAAGAGCAGCTACGGGAACATCTTTAAGACTTGTGTTTTCAAGCTCTTTTGAAGGATTAGATGACATGAATATCACGCAGTATCTGACGGACGGAACAG TAAGCTCTGATCTAAACGAACTACTTTCCACATTTTCTGACCTACAAGAATTGTCTGAACGCCTCGAAAACAACAGTGCCGTCATTTTTACTGTCGATGTAGACGGAACAGTCTATTCACTGGATGAGAGCTCCGTTCAGTCCCGCTTGTCAGTAACGTGCCCGTCAGGTTATGCTGCAACGGACGGAATGTGTg TCCAATGCTCGGAGGGCACTTACGAACACCTGTCAGTGTGTCGAAGCTGTGACCTTGGAATGTATCAGTCGTCGAAAGGTCAAACAAATTGCATTGTATGTCCCGATGATTTCACAACCGCAACCGACATGTCTACGGATGTCTCAGACTGTTCAG TAAAGGTGAACCCAAACGTTGATACAGGTGATACAGGTGATGATCAAACCAATTTCCACAGTCAGCCGCAAAGTGTCAAAT GGGGTGTAATTGTAGCGATTGTGCTGAGCTGTTTTGTCCTGGTTATCGCAGTGGTTGCTGCTAGCTGCTTTCTCTACAAGAACAATGCAGG GCGGAAGAGCAGGGCGGAACAAAGAGGAAGTAAGGCTAGTCTCAACCAAGTCAGCCCAGAGATACAAGCTACTTATGTTGTGGAAAATAGGATCAGATCAGATGTGTCTGGGATATCACTTAAAGACATGGATCGCCTCCACCTGtacaataaagatattttttaa